In one window of Nocardioides panacisoli DNA:
- the rsmD gene encoding 16S rRNA (guanine(966)-N(2))-methyltransferase RsmD has translation MTRIIAGSAGGLRLETPRGSGTRPTSDRVREALFSAIESRWDLDGARFLDLYAGSGALGLEAWSRGAEAVTLVESDRRAADLITANAATIGCRDAEVLHRPVAAVLAAAAPRAYDVVVADPPYAVDEAVLAEDLASLATHDWLAPEALVVVERSARSPAPTWPPGLVPLRGKRGHRRYGETALWFAEWHPEVH, from the coding sequence GTGACCCGGATCATCGCCGGCAGCGCCGGAGGGCTCCGTCTCGAGACGCCGCGGGGGAGCGGCACCCGACCGACGAGCGACCGCGTCAGGGAGGCGCTCTTCTCCGCGATCGAGTCGCGGTGGGACCTCGACGGCGCGCGCTTCCTCGACCTGTACGCCGGGTCCGGTGCCCTGGGCCTGGAGGCCTGGTCCCGTGGCGCCGAGGCGGTGACCCTCGTCGAGTCCGATCGTCGGGCGGCGGACCTGATCACTGCCAACGCGGCCACGATCGGGTGCCGCGATGCCGAGGTGCTCCACCGGCCCGTCGCCGCCGTGCTCGCTGCCGCCGCGCCACGGGCCTACGACGTCGTCGTCGCCGACCCGCCGTACGCCGTGGACGAGGCCGTGCTGGCCGAGGACCTCGCCTCGCTCGCCACCCACGACTGGCTCGCGCCGGAGGCGCTGGTGGTCGTCGAGCGCAGCGCGCGCAGCCCCGCCCCGACCTGGCCGCCGGGACTCGTGCCGCTCCGTGGGAAGCGGGGACACCGCCGCTACGGCGAGACCGCCCTCTGGTTCGCCGAGTGGCACCCCGAAGTGCACTGA
- the coaD gene encoding pantetheine-phosphate adenylyltransferase: MRRAVCPGSFDPVTNGHIDIFRRAADLFDEVVVAVGVNKSKTTSSGRFFTPEERMAMLDDAVAPWDNVRVQGFSGLVTDFCLEIGAQAIVKGLRGATDYDYELQMAQMNSHLTEVETVFLMTDPSMSFVSSSLVKEVAAFGGDVAEFVPPQVLSALTERIAERARGE; this comes from the coding sequence ATGCGACGCGCGGTCTGCCCGGGGTCCTTCGACCCGGTCACCAACGGACACATCGACATCTTCCGGCGAGCGGCCGACCTCTTCGACGAGGTGGTCGTCGCGGTCGGCGTCAACAAGTCCAAGACGACCTCCTCGGGCCGGTTCTTCACCCCCGAGGAGCGCATGGCGATGCTCGACGACGCCGTCGCGCCGTGGGACAACGTGCGGGTGCAGGGGTTCAGCGGCCTGGTGACCGACTTCTGCCTCGAGATCGGCGCCCAGGCGATCGTCAAGGGACTCCGTGGCGCCACCGACTACGACTACGAGCTGCAGATGGCGCAGATGAACTCCCACCTGACCGAGGTCGAGACGGTCTTCTTGATGACCGATCCGAGCATGTCGTTCGTGTCCTCCAGCCTCGTCAAGGAGGTCGCGGCGTTCGGCGGCGACGTGGCGGAGTTCGTGCCGCCGCAGGTCCTGTCGGCGCTGACGGAGCGCATCGCCGAGCGTGCTCGTGGCGAGTGA
- a CDS encoding YceD family protein, with protein MTGTEGEPLTELDPRAPLVLDTRELGRRAGSQRQVSPTVPAPADLGIDVLSVAEGAPVELDLRLEAVMEGVLVTGTAMAVVEGECARCLEPIRDPVEVTLQELFVYDDADDQDTPDGEDDETSMLQGDLLDLEPLLRDAVVLALPFQPLCREDCPGLCPECGVRLADEPDHQHEAPVDPRWAKLAELPELARLDGDADRTTDEN; from the coding sequence GTGACCGGAACCGAAGGTGAACCCCTGACTGAGTTGGACCCCCGAGCGCCGCTCGTGCTCGACACCCGCGAGCTCGGTCGCCGCGCGGGGTCCCAACGCCAGGTGTCGCCCACGGTGCCGGCCCCGGCAGATCTGGGCATCGACGTCCTCTCGGTCGCCGAGGGAGCGCCGGTCGAACTCGACCTGCGCCTCGAAGCGGTCATGGAGGGGGTGTTGGTCACCGGCACGGCCATGGCCGTGGTCGAGGGCGAATGTGCACGGTGCCTGGAGCCGATCCGCGACCCGGTCGAGGTGACGCTGCAGGAGCTGTTCGTCTACGACGATGCCGATGACCAGGACACCCCCGACGGGGAGGACGACGAGACCAGCATGCTCCAGGGGGACCTGCTCGACCTGGAACCCCTGCTGCGGGATGCGGTGGTGCTCGCACTGCCGTTCCAGCCCTTGTGCCGGGAGGACTGTCCCGGGCTGTGCCCCGAGTGCGGGGTGCGCCTGGCCGATGAGCCCGACCACCAGCACGAGGCACCCGTGGACCCGCGGTGGGCGAAGCTGGCCGAGCTGCCGGAACTGGCACGGCTGGACGGCGACGCCGACCGCACGACTGACGAGAACTGA
- the rpmF gene encoding 50S ribosomal protein L32: MAVPKRKMSRSNTRHRRSQWKAAVPTLVTCANPTCGAKHLPHRACGTCGQYGARSDRRQVL, from the coding sequence GTGGCTGTTCCCAAGCGGAAGATGTCGCGCAGCAACACGCGGCACCGCCGTTCGCAGTGGAAGGCCGCCGTGCCGACCCTGGTGACCTGCGCCAACCCGACCTGCGGCGCGAAGCACCTGCCGCACCGCGCGTGCGGCACCTGCGGTCAGTACGGCGCGCGGTCCGACCGCCGTCAGGTGCTCTGA
- the rnc gene encoding ribonuclease III, whose protein sequence is MTDYEELRSALGDPELDPELLERALTHRSYAYENGGLPTNERLEFLGDSVLGLVVTEALYRTHPDLPEGRLAKLRAAVVNARALAGVARGIALGEYVKLGRGEETTGGRQKDSILADTTEAVLGAVHLSGGIEVSSVVVHRLFDPLLDEASGLGAGLDWKTSLQELTAEHELGVPEYVITDDGPDHQKTFTAQVRVGERLFGAGTGRSKKEAEQGAAEAAYGDIAEEYGVPTGDTAAD, encoded by the coding sequence ATCACCGACTACGAGGAGCTGCGTTCGGCGCTCGGGGACCCTGAGTTGGACCCCGAGCTCCTCGAGCGCGCCCTGACACACCGTTCATACGCCTACGAGAACGGTGGCCTCCCGACCAACGAGCGGCTGGAGTTCCTCGGGGACTCCGTGCTCGGACTGGTCGTGACCGAGGCGCTCTACCGGACCCACCCGGACCTCCCCGAGGGCCGGCTGGCCAAGTTGCGGGCGGCCGTGGTCAACGCCCGCGCCCTCGCTGGCGTCGCTCGCGGCATCGCGCTGGGCGAGTACGTCAAGCTCGGCCGCGGCGAGGAGACGACGGGTGGCCGGCAGAAGGACTCGATCCTCGCCGACACGACCGAGGCCGTGCTCGGTGCGGTGCACCTCAGCGGCGGCATCGAGGTCTCCAGCGTCGTCGTGCACCGCCTGTTCGACCCGCTGCTGGACGAGGCGTCCGGTCTGGGCGCCGGGCTGGACTGGAAGACCTCCCTGCAGGAGCTGACCGCCGAGCACGAGCTCGGCGTCCCCGAGTACGTCATCACCGACGACGGCCCGGACCACCAGAAGACCTTCACCGCCCAGGTGCGCGTGGGGGAGCGGCTCTTCGGTGCTGGCACCGGCCGCTCCAAGAAGGAGGCCGAGCAGGGGGCCGCCGAGGCGGCGTACGGCGACATCGCCGAGGAGTACGGCGTCCCCACCGGCGACACTGCCGCGGACTGA
- the mutM gene encoding bifunctional DNA-formamidopyrimidine glycosylase/DNA-(apurinic or apyrimidinic site) lyase, translating to MPELPEVEVVRAGLARHVVGARISRVEVLHPRPVRRDPRGPAGFAAALTGRQVMAARRRGKYFWLPLDSGDALLGHLGMSGQMLVQPGGAPPERHLRVRFGLAGANEAASELRFVDQRMFGGLSVSSGGAEVPVEIAHIARDPLDPDFDIDDFVRRVRRRRSAIKRLLLDQSLVSGVGNIYADEALWRARLHGERRGDRLRGPQLRELVAHVRDVMVEALVQGGTSFDALYVNVNGQSGYFDRSLHAYGREGEPCGRCGAPIRRVAFTNRSSYFCPRCQRAPRP from the coding sequence GTGCCCGAGCTTCCCGAGGTCGAGGTCGTGCGCGCCGGCCTGGCCCGACACGTCGTCGGCGCCCGCATCTCCCGCGTCGAGGTGCTGCATCCGCGGCCCGTACGCCGCGATCCGCGTGGTCCCGCGGGGTTCGCGGCCGCCCTCACCGGCCGCCAGGTGATGGCCGCCCGGCGCCGCGGCAAGTACTTCTGGCTGCCGCTGGACAGTGGCGACGCGCTGTTGGGGCACCTGGGCATGAGCGGCCAGATGTTGGTGCAGCCGGGCGGAGCTCCGCCGGAGCGACACCTGCGGGTCCGGTTCGGCCTCGCCGGCGCCAACGAGGCCGCCAGCGAGCTGCGGTTCGTGGACCAGCGCATGTTCGGCGGCCTCTCGGTCAGCAGCGGGGGAGCGGAGGTGCCGGTGGAGATCGCCCACATCGCGCGCGACCCGCTCGACCCGGACTTCGACATCGACGACTTCGTGCGCCGGGTCCGGCGGCGCCGGTCGGCGATCAAGCGCCTGCTGCTGGACCAGTCGCTGGTCTCGGGCGTGGGCAACATCTATGCCGACGAGGCGCTGTGGCGGGCCCGCCTCCACGGTGAGCGGCGGGGGGACCGGCTGCGGGGACCGCAGCTGCGCGAGCTCGTTGCGCACGTGCGCGACGTCATGGTCGAGGCGCTGGTCCAGGGCGGCACCAGCTTCGATGCGCTCTACGTCAACGTCAACGGCCAGTCGGGCTACTTCGACCGCTCGCTGCACGCCTACGGCCGCGAGGGCGAGCCCTGCGGCCGGTGCGGTGCGCCGATCCGTCGGGTCGCGTTCACCAACCGGTCCTCCTACTTCTGCCCGCGGTGCCAGCGGGCCCCCCGGCCGTGA
- the smc gene encoding chromosome segregation protein SMC: MYLKSLTLKGFKSFASATTLQLEPGITCIVGPNGSGKSNVVDALAWVMGEQGAKSLRGGKMEDVIFAGTSGRPPLGRAEVSLTIDNADGALPIEYAEVTITRTMFRTGGSEYAINGSTCRLLDVQELLSDSGIGREMHVIVGQGQLDQILHATPEDRRGFIEEAAGVLKHRKRKEKALRKLDSTEGNLTRLSDLLSEIRRQLKPLGRQAEVARKAVSIQAAARDAKARLLADDLVTARGELERELEDEHVLIARREEVEQQLAQAREAEAGFEAALREDLPALSAAQDALSQLGALRERLRGTQGLAAERMRNAASVSEDDGQGEHGRDPEELDAEAERLAAQEAEIAALVAEQQAALDDAVAGRKQSEEAAANEERRVAGLLRAAADRREGLARLQGKANALRSRATAAEEEVGRLEAARADALTRAERARGDFTALETQVAGLDAGEEGLDADHEAAAAALADVDDRLTKVREEAQQAERDRSALTARREALEMGLSRKDGAGALLAASDDLSGLLGSVAALISVRSGHETAIASALGAAANAVAVTDADAAVAAIDHLKTDDLGRAGLLLGGGATDRSDWPALPSGATYAADVVDCPADVRSGLTQLLRKTVVVDDLSAARAVVADLPDVVAVTRDGDLLGTHFASGGSTEEQSLIEIQAAVDEAAEQLTEATAASERLTFDLSRLESEREEVQHRVDVALAKLHESDATLAAVAEELAQHGAVARSAREEAERLAEAIEEAGAAREQALAGLRDLEERLATAEDEDEEEPDTDEQERLTNAAQAARQGEMEARLALRTSEERGRALHGRVDQMRAAARAEREARARAAERRERLLREGRAGEVVSAAVGYVLEQLDGSLERARREREEIEASRRGREQELVAVRGRARELDKEHNELVNSVHRDEMARTQQRMRIEQIEGRVMDELGLDPEGLVTDYGPDQPVPAPAEEHDGPPAATDADGVPQPGAVEGGEPGIGDDEVPTVPFVREEQEKRLRKAERELRTLGKVNPLALEEFSALEERHKFLTEQLEDLKATRKDLLDIVKEVDAKVEEVFSEAYRDVAAAFDETFARLFPGGEGRLVLTEPNDLLATGVEVEARPAGKKVKRLSLLSGGERSLVAVAFLVSLFKARPSPFYILDEVEAALDDTNLGRLLQIYEELRENSQLLVITHQKRTMEVADALYGVTMRGDGVTTVISQRLREAESA, translated from the coding sequence TTGTACCTGAAGAGCCTGACCCTCAAGGGGTTCAAGTCCTTCGCCTCGGCGACCACGCTGCAGCTCGAACCGGGCATCACCTGCATCGTCGGTCCCAACGGCTCCGGCAAGTCCAACGTCGTCGACGCCCTCGCCTGGGTCATGGGCGAGCAGGGCGCCAAGTCGCTGCGCGGCGGCAAGATGGAGGACGTCATCTTCGCCGGCACCTCCGGCCGTCCGCCACTGGGGCGTGCCGAGGTCTCCCTCACCATCGACAACGCCGACGGTGCCCTGCCGATCGAGTACGCCGAGGTGACCATCACCCGGACCATGTTCCGCACCGGCGGCTCGGAGTACGCCATCAACGGCTCGACCTGCCGCCTGCTCGACGTCCAGGAGCTGCTGAGCGACTCCGGCATCGGCCGCGAGATGCACGTCATCGTCGGGCAGGGCCAGCTCGACCAGATCCTCCACGCGACGCCCGAGGACCGGCGCGGCTTCATCGAGGAGGCCGCCGGCGTCCTCAAGCACCGCAAGCGCAAGGAGAAGGCGCTGCGGAAGCTGGACTCCACCGAGGGCAACCTGACCCGCCTCAGTGACCTGCTCAGCGAGATCCGCCGCCAGCTCAAGCCACTGGGGCGCCAGGCCGAGGTCGCGCGCAAGGCGGTCTCGATCCAGGCCGCGGCCCGCGACGCGAAGGCCCGCCTCCTCGCCGACGACCTGGTGACCGCCCGCGGCGAGCTGGAGCGCGAGCTCGAGGACGAGCACGTGCTCATCGCCCGCCGCGAGGAGGTCGAGCAGCAGCTTGCGCAGGCGCGGGAGGCCGAGGCCGGGTTCGAGGCGGCGCTGCGGGAGGACCTGCCGGCGCTGTCGGCGGCCCAGGACGCGCTCTCGCAGCTCGGCGCCCTCCGCGAGCGGCTGCGTGGCACCCAGGGACTGGCCGCGGAGCGGATGCGCAACGCCGCGTCGGTCAGCGAGGACGACGGGCAGGGCGAGCACGGTCGCGATCCCGAGGAGCTCGATGCCGAGGCCGAGCGGCTGGCGGCCCAGGAGGCAGAGATCGCCGCACTGGTCGCCGAGCAGCAGGCCGCGCTCGACGACGCGGTGGCCGGACGCAAGCAGTCCGAGGAGGCGGCGGCCAACGAGGAGCGCCGGGTCGCCGGACTCCTGCGTGCCGCTGCGGACCGGCGGGAGGGGCTCGCCCGGCTCCAGGGCAAGGCGAATGCGCTGCGCTCGCGCGCGACCGCTGCCGAGGAGGAGGTCGGCCGCCTCGAGGCCGCCCGCGCCGACGCACTCACCCGCGCCGAGCGCGCCCGGGGCGACTTCACCGCGCTCGAGACCCAGGTGGCCGGCCTGGACGCCGGCGAGGAGGGGCTCGACGCCGACCACGAGGCGGCGGCCGCAGCACTGGCCGACGTCGACGACCGCCTCACCAAGGTGCGCGAGGAGGCCCAGCAGGCCGAGCGCGACCGTTCCGCCCTGACGGCCCGGCGGGAAGCGCTCGAGATGGGGCTGTCCCGCAAGGACGGCGCCGGTGCGCTGCTCGCCGCCAGCGACGACCTCTCCGGACTGTTGGGGTCGGTGGCGGCCCTGATCTCGGTCCGTTCGGGCCACGAGACCGCCATCGCCTCCGCGCTGGGGGCAGCCGCCAACGCCGTGGCGGTGACCGATGCCGACGCCGCGGTCGCCGCGATCGACCACCTCAAGACCGACGACCTCGGACGTGCCGGTCTCCTCCTCGGCGGCGGTGCCACGGACCGGTCGGACTGGCCCGCCCTGCCCTCCGGCGCGACGTACGCCGCCGACGTCGTCGACTGCCCCGCCGACGTCCGCTCCGGACTCACCCAGCTGCTGCGCAAGACCGTGGTCGTCGACGACCTCAGCGCTGCGCGGGCCGTCGTGGCCGACCTGCCCGACGTCGTCGCCGTCACCCGCGACGGTGACCTGTTGGGCACCCACTTCGCCTCCGGCGGCTCGACCGAGGAGCAGAGCCTCATCGAGATCCAGGCCGCCGTCGACGAGGCCGCCGAGCAGCTGACCGAGGCCACCGCGGCCAGTGAGCGCCTGACCTTCGACCTGTCCCGGCTGGAGTCCGAGCGCGAGGAGGTCCAGCACCGCGTCGACGTCGCGCTCGCCAAGCTGCACGAGTCCGACGCCACGCTCGCCGCCGTCGCCGAGGAGCTGGCCCAGCACGGCGCGGTCGCCCGCTCCGCGCGCGAGGAGGCCGAGCGCCTGGCCGAGGCCATCGAGGAGGCCGGGGCGGCCCGGGAGCAGGCGCTCGCCGGGCTGCGCGACCTCGAGGAGCGGCTCGCCACGGCCGAGGACGAGGACGAGGAGGAGCCCGACACCGACGAGCAGGAGCGCCTGACCAACGCGGCCCAGGCGGCTCGCCAGGGCGAGATGGAGGCCCGGCTCGCCCTGCGCACGTCGGAGGAGCGCGGTCGCGCGCTGCACGGGCGCGTCGACCAGATGCGTGCCGCCGCGCGTGCCGAGCGTGAGGCACGAGCCCGCGCCGCCGAGCGCCGCGAGCGGCTGCTCCGCGAGGGGCGCGCCGGCGAGGTCGTCTCGGCCGCCGTCGGCTACGTGCTCGAGCAGCTGGACGGGTCGCTGGAACGCGCCCGCCGTGAGCGCGAGGAGATCGAGGCCTCCCGCCGGGGACGGGAGCAGGAGCTCGTCGCCGTGCGTGGCCGCGCCCGCGAGCTGGACAAGGAGCACAACGAGCTCGTCAACTCCGTGCACCGTGACGAGATGGCCCGGACCCAGCAGCGGATGCGGATCGAGCAGATCGAGGGCCGTGTCATGGACGAGCTCGGACTCGATCCCGAGGGGCTCGTGACCGACTACGGGCCGGACCAGCCGGTGCCGGCGCCCGCCGAGGAGCATGACGGGCCGCCGGCCGCCACCGACGCGGACGGCGTACCCCAGCCCGGCGCGGTCGAGGGCGGCGAGCCCGGCATCGGGGACGACGAGGTCCCGACCGTGCCGTTCGTGCGCGAGGAGCAGGAGAAGCGACTGCGCAAGGCCGAGCGCGAGCTGCGCACCCTGGGCAAGGTCAACCCGCTCGCGCTGGAGGAGTTCAGCGCCCTGGAGGAGCGACACAAGTTCCTGACTGAGCAGCTGGAGGACCTCAAGGCCACGCGGAAGGACCTGCTCGACATCGTCAAGGAGGTCGACGCCAAGGTCGAGGAGGTCTTCAGTGAGGCCTACCGCGACGTGGCGGCCGCCTTCGACGAGACCTTTGCCCGGCTCTTCCCGGGCGGTGAGGGCCGGCTCGTCCTCACCGAGCCGAACGACCTGCTCGCGACCGGCGTGGAGGTCGAGGCGCGTCCCGCCGGCAAGAAGGTCAAGCGGCTCTCGCTGCTCTCCGGCGGTGAGCGGTCGCTGGTGGCCGTCGCCTTCCTGGTCTCGCTGTTCAAGGCCCGCCCGTCGCCGTTCTACATCCTCGACGAGGTCGAGGCCGCGCTCGACGACACCAACCTGGGCCGCCTGCTGCAGATCTATGAGGAGCTGCGCGAGAACTCCCAGCTCCTGGTCATCACGCACCAGAAGCGCACCATGGAGGTCGCCGACGCGCTGTACGGCGTCACGATGCGCGGTGACGGTGTGACCACCGTGATCAGCCAGCGCCTGCGCGAGGCGGAGTCCGCCTGA
- a CDS encoding acyl-CoA thioesterase produces the protein MAREARAPRPTRSDFVAWRVATTRWADDDVYGHMNNARYFELIDTAVNAHLAEATGTDIRRLPAIGVVAEVSCRYFREVGYPAPIDLGLAVERLGTSSVTYRIGIFQGDPDGSGAEAAAEGRFVHVYVDNEDPARPSTPIPDAIRAAVAPLAV, from the coding sequence ATGGCTCGCGAGGCACGTGCCCCCCGTCCCACCCGGTCCGACTTCGTGGCGTGGCGGGTCGCGACGACCAGGTGGGCCGACGACGACGTCTACGGGCACATGAACAACGCCCGGTACTTCGAGCTCATCGACACCGCGGTCAACGCGCACCTGGCCGAGGCGACCGGCACCGACATCCGCCGCCTGCCCGCCATCGGGGTCGTCGCGGAGGTCTCGTGCCGCTACTTCCGCGAGGTGGGCTACCCCGCACCCATCGACCTCGGCCTCGCCGTCGAGCGGCTCGGCACCTCCTCGGTCACCTATCGCATCGGCATCTTCCAGGGCGACCCCGACGGCAGCGGGGCCGAGGCGGCCGCCGAGGGACGGTTCGTCCACGTCTACGTCGACAACGAGGACCCGGCGCGTCCCTCGACGCCGATCCCGGACGCCATCCGCGCCGCGGTCGCACCCCTGGCGGTGTGA
- the ftsY gene encoding signal recognition particle-docking protein FtsY, translating into MEWLYLVIGLAVLGVLVLAGFVTTRTRRTPPASGGDTLAPPREDTAPTGTDTAAPEAPEVAEAPAPTPTLEQPERPASRLVRLRQRLAGQGTLGQGLLGLLSRDRLDEDTWEDIEDLLIGADIGVGPTQELVERLRTRLRVEGGEAADARAVLREELINLIGPDEDRALRVSGEGEQPGVVMMVGVNGTGKTTTVGKLGRILVAEDRTALLAAADTFRAAAADQLETWGERVGLEVVRGPEGGDPASVAFDAVQRGTSAGVDTVVVDTAGRLQNKQDLMDELGKVKRVIEKQVPVTEVLLVLDATTGQNGMIQAKVFSEVVDVSGIVLTKLDGSAKGGIVVAVQRELGVPVKLVGLGEGPDDLAPFDPGAFVDALLGGS; encoded by the coding sequence ATGGAGTGGCTCTACCTCGTCATCGGTCTCGCCGTCCTCGGTGTCCTGGTCCTCGCCGGGTTCGTCACCACGCGGACGCGTCGTACGCCGCCCGCGTCGGGCGGGGACACCCTCGCGCCGCCGCGCGAGGACACGGCGCCGACCGGCACCGACACTGCTGCACCCGAGGCCCCGGAGGTCGCCGAGGCCCCGGCGCCGACGCCGACGCTGGAGCAGCCCGAACGCCCCGCGTCGCGGCTGGTGCGCCTGCGCCAGCGACTGGCGGGCCAGGGCACGCTCGGTCAGGGCCTGCTCGGCCTCCTCAGCCGCGACCGGCTCGACGAGGACACCTGGGAGGACATCGAGGACCTCCTCATCGGCGCCGACATCGGCGTCGGCCCCACCCAGGAGCTGGTCGAGCGCCTGCGCACGCGGCTGCGGGTCGAGGGGGGCGAGGCCGCCGACGCCAGGGCCGTACTCCGCGAGGAGCTGATCAACCTCATCGGTCCTGACGAGGATCGTGCGCTCCGGGTCTCCGGTGAGGGCGAGCAGCCCGGCGTGGTGATGATGGTCGGCGTCAACGGCACCGGCAAGACCACCACCGTCGGCAAGCTCGGCCGCATCCTCGTCGCCGAGGACCGCACGGCACTCCTCGCGGCGGCCGACACCTTCCGCGCCGCCGCTGCCGACCAGCTCGAGACCTGGGGGGAGCGTGTGGGGCTCGAGGTCGTCCGTGGCCCCGAGGGCGGTGACCCGGCCTCGGTGGCGTTCGACGCGGTGCAGCGCGGGACCTCCGCCGGCGTGGACACCGTCGTCGTCGACACGGCGGGACGCCTGCAGAACAAGCAGGACCTCATGGACGAGCTCGGCAAGGTCAAGCGCGTCATCGAGAAGCAGGTGCCCGTCACCGAGGTGCTGCTGGTGCTCGATGCCACCACGGGCCAGAACGGCATGATCCAGGCCAAGGTCTTCTCCGAGGTCGTCGACGTCAGCGGCATCGTGCTGACCAAGCTGGACGGCTCCGCCAAGGGCGGCATCGTGGTCGCGGTCCAGCGCGAGCTCGGGGTCCCCGTGAAGCTCGTCGGCCTGGGCGAGGGGCCCGACGACCTCGCTCCGTTCGACCCCGGCGCCTTCGTCGACGCCCTGCTCGGCGGCTCCTGA
- a CDS encoding ammonium transporter, whose translation MNPMVDVDPGLNAWMLMSATLVLLMTPALAFFYGGMVRSKSVLNMMMMSFTAMGIVGVVYVLWGWSMSYPVDSTIGPFSGSPFEFFGLRDSVTDADGAYILYDDGLAQVVDIGFQATFAIITVALISGAIADRVRFSAWVAFVPVWVTLAFFPMAYMVWGGGFLGEGEGGLAALLFGTVESGGEMVAAVAPVDLAGGTTVHINAGVAGLVLALLVGLRKGFGKEPMKPHNLPFVMLGAGLLWFGWFGFNAGSAYAADGSAGLVWVNTLVSTCAAILGWLVVEKVRDGEATSLGAASGIVAGLVAITPACGAVSPVGAIFVGALAGVLCALAVGLKFRFGFDDSLDVVGVHLVGGLVGTLAIGLVATDGGLLYGDGGKLFVVQLAVAVFAMIWSAAATLLIGLPIKYTLGWRIPEEDEVNGIDLVEHGETAYDYVNLGGSRRSGITTGGF comes from the coding sequence ATGAATCCGATGGTGGACGTCGATCCCGGCCTGAACGCCTGGATGTTGATGTCGGCGACCCTGGTGTTGTTGATGACGCCGGCGCTGGCCTTCTTCTACGGCGGCATGGTCCGCTCGAAGTCCGTGCTGAACATGATGATGATGTCCTTCACCGCGATGGGCATCGTCGGTGTCGTCTACGTGCTGTGGGGCTGGTCGATGTCCTACCCGGTCGACAGCACCATCGGACCGTTCTCCGGCAGCCCGTTCGAGTTCTTCGGCCTGCGTGACTCCGTCACCGACGCCGACGGGGCCTACATCCTCTACGACGACGGCCTCGCCCAGGTGGTCGACATCGGCTTCCAGGCGACCTTCGCCATCATCACCGTCGCGCTGATCAGCGGCGCGATCGCCGATCGCGTCCGGTTCAGCGCCTGGGTGGCGTTCGTCCCGGTGTGGGTCACGCTCGCCTTCTTCCCGATGGCCTACATGGTCTGGGGCGGCGGCTTCCTCGGCGAGGGCGAGGGCGGCCTGGCCGCGCTGCTGTTCGGCACCGTCGAGTCCGGGGGCGAGATGGTCGCCGCCGTGGCACCGGTCGACCTCGCCGGTGGCACGACCGTGCACATCAACGCCGGTGTCGCGGGCCTGGTGCTCGCGCTGCTGGTCGGCCTGCGCAAGGGGTTCGGCAAGGAGCCGATGAAGCCCCACAACCTGCCGTTCGTGATGCTCGGCGCCGGACTGCTGTGGTTCGGCTGGTTCGGGTTCAATGCGGGATCGGCGTACGCCGCCGACGGCTCGGCCGGACTGGTCTGGGTCAACACACTGGTCTCGACCTGTGCCGCCATCCTCGGCTGGCTCGTGGTGGAGAAGGTGCGCGACGGCGAGGCCACCTCGCTCGGCGCCGCGTCGGGCATCGTGGCCGGCCTGGTCGCCATCACGCCCGCCTGCGGTGCGGTGAGCCCGGTCGGCGCGATCTTCGTCGGTGCCCTGGCCGGCGTGCTGTGTGCGCTGGCGGTGGGCCTGAAGTTCCGCTTCGGGTTCGACGACTCCCTCGACGTCGTCGGCGTCCACCTCGTCGGGGGCCTGGTCGGCACGCTCGCGATCGGCCTGGTGGCCACCGACGGTGGCCTCCTCTACGGCGACGGGGGCAAGCTCTTCGTCGTCCAGCTCGCGGTCGCCGTGTTCGCGATGATCTGGAGCGCGGCCGCCACGCTGCTGATCGGCCTGCCCATCAAGTACACCCTGGGCTGGCGCATCCCCGAGGAGGACGAGGTCAACGGCATCGACCTCGTCGAGCACGGGGAGACCGCCTATGACTACGTCAACCTCGGCGGCTCGCGCCGCTCCGGCATCACCACGGGAGGATTCTGA
- a CDS encoding P-II family nitrogen regulator: protein MKLVTAVIKPHKWEDVREALETFGVTGMTVSEVSGYGRQKGHTEVYRGAEYDIALVPKIRIEIVVDDADVADIVDIVARTAQTGRIGDGKVWVSPIETVVRVRTGDKDSAAI, encoded by the coding sequence ATGAAGCTCGTCACCGCCGTCATCAAGCCCCACAAGTGGGAGGACGTCCGCGAGGCGCTGGAGACCTTCGGCGTCACCGGCATGACCGTCAGTGAGGTCAGCGGCTACGGCCGCCAGAAGGGCCACACCGAGGTCTACCGGGGCGCGGAGTACGACATCGCCCTGGTGCCGAAGATCCGCATCGAGATCGTCGTCGACGACGCCGACGTGGCCGACATCGTCGACATCGTCGCCCGGACCGCGCAGACCGGCCGGATCGGCGACGGCAAGGTCTGGGTCAGCCCGATCGAGACCGTCGTCCGGGTGCGCACCGGCGACAAGGACTCCGCGGCCATCTGA